The genomic DNA GGAATGCCCCTCCTCATTGCCGTACGCCTCTGCGAAACCGCCATAGCACAATCCTCTCTTTAGAATGGATAGACCCAATCGAGAATGCGGATGAACCAGCCTGGTCGCTGCACGTCGTCGAGGACACCGAGACCTGAATACTCGATTCTGGCGTCGGCGATGGCGGACGACAGAACTGTATTCTTGGTATCCACATCGACTCGACGCACGATGCCGCCGATGCTCATCAACTGCTTTTCACTGTTTACCGTCACTTCACGGCGGCCTTCGATCCGGAGATCGCCGTTGGGAAGCACTTCAGTCACGATCACAGAAATTGTGCCGGTTAATGTCCCCGTTCGGTTGGTGGCCCCTTTCCCGTCGAATTTATTACTGGCACTCGCATTAATCCCCATTTGACGTTTCGTTTCATCGCTGAAACGAAGTCCCGGCATCCCGATATACCCCGCGCCGCTCCCGGCAAGACTATTGTTAATCGTCGAATCTCGCTGGACAGCCGTTTCGGCTGATTTCGACCCTTTATGGTCTTCGGCAATCTTTACGGTAAGGATGTCACCGATGCGCATCGCGCGGAGATCTTCATAGAGATACGCCCGCCCGTTCTCTTCCTGCCACAGTGAACCGATCGTCTTCGGCGGCGGCAATGGAGCCACGGCGATCTTGCTTGAGACATTCGGCGGGCTGGAGCATGCCTGAAGGAGAAGGCCGACAGCCACCATCCAGAGACAATTCACGGATATTCGAAGTAGGCCAAGGTTGAGGTTGAGCCTAGCCTTAGCCTTAACCTCAGCCTCAACCTTCGAATCTGCAGCCGCTTTCAACATCCTGTTAGAACTCCACTTCAACGAGATTCGGAGCAACCACTTTGGCCCTCAGCTCTCTGCCGGAATCCAGATTGGCAACCATGACGGTC from Nitrospira sp. includes the following:
- a CDS encoding Flagellar L-ring protein FlgH, which produces MLKAAADSKVEAEVKAKARLNLNLGLLRISVNCLWMVAVGLLLQACSSPPNVSSKIAVAPLPPPKTIGSLWQEENGRAYLYEDLRAMRIGDILTVKIAEDHKGSKSAETAVQRDSTINNSLAGSGAGYIGMPGLRFSDETKRQMGINASASNKFDGKGATNRTGTLTGTISVIVTEVLPNGDLRIEGRREVTVNSEKQLMSIGGIVRRVDVDTKNTVLSSAIADARIEYSGLGVLDDVQRPGWFIRILDWVYPF